In Leptospira sp. WS58.C1, a single genomic region encodes these proteins:
- a CDS encoding molybdenum cofactor guanylyltransferase produces MRAIDSIGIVLAGGKSSRMGRDKSFLSLKSQKFFLLESYKKLKFLCKSVRVSIREDQREEYSKHIENNFLVSDSIPDLEGPLQGIFSSFLPFRNDPNIRHFLVLAVDLPYMRIKTLARLCTKKGSLGAGVFYQTEEGIEPLCGLYSSEYLGFLFQEFEKGALNSFSPQILIQRGNPSLLDIPEAEKSSFINLNSPEDLKAPKS; encoded by the coding sequence ATGAGAGCCATTGATTCTATAGGGATTGTACTTGCGGGTGGGAAAAGTTCAAGGATGGGAAGGGATAAATCCTTCTTATCCTTAAAAAGCCAGAAATTTTTTCTTTTAGAATCTTATAAAAAATTAAAGTTCTTATGTAAGTCCGTTCGGGTTTCCATTCGGGAGGATCAAAGGGAAGAATATTCCAAACATATAGAAAACAATTTTTTGGTGTCAGACTCCATCCCGGATCTAGAAGGTCCTCTCCAGGGGATTTTCAGTTCTTTTCTTCCTTTCAGGAACGATCCTAATATCCGGCACTTTTTGGTTTTGGCGGTGGATCTTCCTTATATGAGGATCAAAACCTTAGCGAGACTTTGTACAAAAAAAGGGAGCTTAGGCGCAGGAGTTTTTTATCAAACCGAAGAAGGAATTGAACCGTTATGCGGTCTTTACTCTTCCGAGTATCTGGGGTTTTTATTCCAAGAATTCGAAAAAGGAGCCTTAAATTCTTTTTCTCCTCAAATTTTAATCCAAAGAGGAAATCCTAGTCTTTTGGATATTCCGGAGGCGGAAAAATCTTCCTTTATCAATCTGAATTCTCCTGAGGATCTCAAGGCTCCAAAATCGTGA
- a CDS encoding molybdenum cofactor biosynthesis protein MoaE, with protein sequence MSVLETYSHISSSPIFVSSQAPDIPEMGGFVLFSGIVRNLNEGKKVTHLEYEAYTPMADEMIRGILEDARKKWDLLHANCIHRVGKLEISEIAVIVETGSIHRAEAYESNRYIIDRVKHEVPIWKREFYLDGSSEWSKGCVHESH encoded by the coding sequence ATGTCCGTTTTAGAAACGTATTCCCATATTTCTTCTTCTCCTATTTTTGTTTCTTCTCAAGCGCCGGATATCCCTGAAATGGGCGGTTTTGTCCTATTTTCAGGGATCGTTCGAAATCTAAACGAAGGTAAGAAGGTCACTCATCTAGAATACGAAGCGTATACACCTATGGCGGACGAGATGATCCGTGGTATTTTGGAAGACGCTCGCAAAAAATGGGATCTTCTTCATGCGAACTGCATTCATCGGGTTGGAAAACTGGAAATTTCCGAGATTGCTGTGATCGTAGAAACCGGTTCCATACATAGAGCGGAGGCTTACGAATCCAATCGTTATATTATTGATCGGGTAAAACACGAGGTTCCGATCTGGAAGAGGGAATTTTATTTAGACGGTTCTTCCGAGTGGTCGAAGGGCTGCGTACATGAGAGCCATTGA
- a CDS encoding MoaD/ThiS family protein: protein MDIQLLFFAAVKDHFPDLKKIEVSEGDSIYHLRKILTHTNPGSESILKVSRFAVNQSIVGDDFILREGSIVAVLPPSSGG, encoded by the coding sequence ATGGATATTCAGCTTTTATTTTTTGCCGCAGTCAAAGATCATTTTCCCGATCTAAAAAAAATCGAGGTCTCCGAAGGAGATTCTATTTATCATCTTCGTAAAATTCTTACTCATACAAACCCGGGTTCCGAATCCATCTTAAAAGTCAGTAGGTTTGCAGTGAACCAGTCTATCGTAGGCGACGATTTTATTCTGAGGGAAGGTTCGATAGTCGCGGTGCTTCCTCCTTCCAGCGGTGGTTGA
- a CDS encoding GTP 3',8-cyclase MoaA translates to MDIVDAYGRKFEVLRVSVTSSCGFGCVYCAPGTALNGEGANGSFLSAELLRKNILLLSRKILLKEIHLTGGEPTLHKDLPKLVQIAKEEKIPNIALTSNGFFRDGLIQDLKLAGLDRMNFSIDSLSQESFSLISGKNLPVIRLINRIEEAIQEGLEVKLNCTVLKGYNEDQIRPLLRWAGERNLPIRYLELMKMGPLRAKHSELFFSAAKIKEELSQEFDFGPEVTPIDSTAKYYRTAENFRFGIIANHTEPFCDGCNRLRMDHLGKIYGCLSDFRSFPVSENESELEHSLHLAMKTKKNEFTGSELSMKYIGG, encoded by the coding sequence TTGGACATCGTGGACGCTTATGGTCGAAAATTCGAAGTGCTTAGAGTGAGTGTTACATCCTCTTGCGGTTTCGGCTGTGTGTATTGTGCTCCTGGCACCGCTTTGAATGGAGAAGGCGCAAACGGTTCTTTCTTAAGCGCGGAACTTCTTCGCAAAAACATACTTCTTCTTTCCCGTAAAATTTTACTCAAAGAGATCCATTTGACAGGAGGAGAGCCGACTCTACATAAAGATCTTCCCAAACTTGTACAAATCGCAAAAGAGGAGAAGATCCCGAATATTGCACTTACTTCCAATGGATTTTTTAGAGACGGCCTTATCCAGGATCTAAAACTTGCGGGTTTGGATAGAATGAATTTCTCCATAGATTCCCTCTCTCAGGAATCATTCTCTTTGATCTCAGGCAAAAATCTTCCAGTAATTCGTTTAATAAACAGGATCGAAGAAGCGATCCAGGAAGGACTGGAAGTAAAACTGAACTGCACCGTATTAAAAGGTTATAATGAAGACCAGATCCGTCCTCTTCTTCGTTGGGCGGGAGAAAGAAATCTTCCGATCCGGTATTTGGAACTCATGAAGATGGGACCTCTACGGGCAAAACATTCCGAGTTGTTTTTCTCCGCGGCAAAGATAAAGGAGGAGCTTTCTCAAGAATTCGATTTTGGACCGGAAGTCACTCCGATCGATTCTACGGCAAAATATTATCGCACTGCCGAAAATTTCAGATTTGGGATTATCGCAAATCATACGGAACCGTTTTGTGACGGATGTAATCGCCTTAGGATGGATCATTTGGGGAAAATTTACGGATGTTTAAGCGACTTTCGATCTTTCCCGGTTTCGGAAAACGAGTCTGAGTTAGAACATTCTTTACATCTTGCGATGAAAACCAAAAAAAACGAGTTTACCGGAAGCGAACTTTCTATGAAATATATAGGCGGATAA
- a CDS encoding ThiF family adenylyltransferase encodes MSPEQKKYFSRQTKLPFLGESGQKQLLQKSALVIGLGGLGSPASLHLATAGVGRLGLWDFDSVELSNLHRQTAFTLSDIGRKKTEVTEEYIQARVPGVQLETFTEIFSEKIDPSIFKNWDIILDCTDQIQAKYTINRFCIQTHKPLVTASVFRTSAQIAIFSPQGRPCYKCLYPNLEGSDLLSCEDGGVLGVQTAIAGLYQASFAIQYLLFPEKSPTHSAFQLEWESPLLYETFLEADPNCTECGSGKREETFKVEIDLNDWKEWKKDPRYILLDVREFEERKEMPIGNSVFSPLSELSLDVALSFSKEKTYITICESGIRSKKAAKILKDAGLTAYSLQGGRKILALDDII; translated from the coding sequence ATGAGTCCGGAACAGAAGAAGTATTTTTCCAGACAAACAAAACTGCCTTTTTTAGGCGAGTCCGGTCAGAAGCAGCTACTCCAAAAATCGGCGCTGGTGATCGGTCTCGGAGGTTTAGGTTCCCCTGCTTCCTTACATCTAGCGACGGCAGGAGTGGGAAGGCTTGGCCTTTGGGATTTCGATTCGGTAGAGTTGAGTAATCTTCATAGGCAGACCGCTTTTACACTTTCCGATATCGGTAGAAAAAAAACGGAAGTCACAGAAGAATATATCCAAGCAAGAGTTCCAGGCGTTCAATTAGAAACATTCACTGAAATATTTTCGGAAAAGATCGATCCGAGTATATTCAAAAATTGGGATATTATTTTAGATTGTACGGACCAGATCCAAGCGAAATATACGATCAATCGGTTCTGTATCCAAACGCATAAACCATTAGTCACGGCCTCCGTTTTTAGGACTAGCGCCCAGATCGCGATTTTCTCGCCTCAAGGAAGGCCTTGTTATAAATGTTTGTATCCGAATTTAGAAGGATCCGATCTACTTTCCTGCGAAGACGGCGGAGTTTTAGGAGTACAAACCGCGATTGCAGGCCTATACCAGGCATCTTTTGCTATACAATACTTACTCTTTCCGGAAAAATCCCCTACACATTCTGCATTTCAATTGGAATGGGAATCTCCCTTACTTTACGAAACCTTTTTAGAAGCGGATCCGAATTGTACCGAATGCGGTTCCGGCAAAAGGGAAGAAACATTCAAAGTTGAAATCGATCTAAATGATTGGAAAGAATGGAAGAAAGATCCAAGATACATCCTACTAGACGTGAGAGAATTCGAAGAAAGAAAAGAAATGCCCATAGGAAATTCGGTATTTTCTCCTCTGTCTGAACTTTCTTTGGACGTAGCATTAAGTTTTTCTAAAGAAAAAACCTATATTACGATTTGTGAATCAGGCATTCGTTCCAAAAAGGCTGCCAAGATCCTAAAAGATGCAGGACTCACCGCTTATTCTCTGCAAGGTGGAAGAAAAATTTTAGCCTTAGATGACATCATTTAG
- a CDS encoding DJ-1/PfpI family protein, with amino-acid sequence MEQIIVHILAFNEVEVLDLSGPYEVFSITENENKEKLFKVSIVAEKKELLHARNRFPVFPHLTLEEAGIPDILVIPGGYGAEEIEIHNKKLLSWIKEMEPKVKILASICTGAFLLAEAGILDGMEVTTHWMDQDTLRKKYPKIKKVVHEKFIDHGHILTSGGVSRGILMSLHLVEKLVGKKIAEFTARRMEFDPYLNDVI; translated from the coding sequence ATGGAGCAGATTATAGTTCATATTTTGGCATTTAACGAGGTGGAAGTTTTGGATCTTTCCGGTCCGTACGAAGTATTTTCCATCACTGAGAACGAGAATAAGGAAAAATTATTCAAAGTTTCCATAGTTGCCGAGAAGAAGGAACTCCTACATGCCAGGAACCGTTTTCCGGTTTTTCCTCATCTCACATTAGAAGAGGCAGGTATTCCCGATATTTTAGTCATCCCGGGAGGATACGGAGCGGAAGAAATAGAGATCCATAATAAAAAGTTACTTAGTTGGATCAAAGAAATGGAACCTAAGGTAAAGATCCTAGCTTCTATCTGCACTGGTGCATTTTTATTAGCGGAGGCAGGTATTCTGGATGGAATGGAAGTCACCACTCATTGGATGGACCAAGACACCTTACGCAAAAAATATCCTAAGATCAAAAAGGTAGTGCACGAAAAATTTATAGATCATGGGCATATTCTGACTTCCGGAGGAGTTTCCAGGGGGATCTTGATGTCCTTACATCTGGTCGAAAAATTAGTAGGGAAAAAGATCGCAGAGTTTACCGCGAGAAGAATGGAATTCGATCCTTATCTAAATGATGTCATCTAA
- a CDS encoding ArsR/SmtB family transcription factor, with amino-acid sequence MSHALSYSDRLDATFAALSDPTRRAILARLANGEVSVMDLAKPFSMSQPAISKHLKVLERAGLISGIKDAQKRLRKLEARPLEEATEWLENYKKFWEGRFNQLDSLIEELKLSKQTSPKRKNKRRIE; translated from the coding sequence ATGAGTCATGCACTTAGCTATTCCGATCGATTAGATGCAACTTTTGCGGCCCTCTCAGACCCGACCAGAAGGGCGATCCTGGCACGTTTAGCAAATGGAGAGGTTTCCGTTATGGATCTGGCAAAACCGTTTTCCATGAGCCAACCTGCAATTTCCAAACATCTCAAGGTTTTGGAAAGGGCGGGACTCATTTCCGGGATCAAGGATGCTCAAAAAAGATTACGCAAATTAGAGGCCAGACCTTTGGAAGAGGCTACCGAATGGTTGGAAAATTATAAAAAATTCTGGGAAGGAAGATTCAACCAATTGGATTCACTGATAGAAGAATTAAAACTTTCTAAACAAACTTCCCCTAAACGTAAAAATAAAAGGAGAATAGAATGA
- a CDS encoding SRPBCC family protein, whose amino-acid sequence MSFIGTLKVEAKGDREIVMTREFDAGKDLVFDCFTKPELIKRWLYGPDGWSLDICEVDLKVGGKYRYVWKYLKDGSTMGAGGTYKEISEPDKLIHTERFDEPWYPGEALLTTTFVETSGRTFVTINVLYETKEGRDIVIKSPMEGGAAQSYNRLETLLNTLTLEGKK is encoded by the coding sequence ATGAGCTTTATTGGAACCTTAAAGGTAGAAGCCAAAGGAGACAGGGAAATCGTAATGACCCGGGAGTTTGATGCCGGGAAAGATCTTGTATTTGACTGTTTTACAAAACCTGAATTGATCAAACGCTGGTTATACGGTCCGGACGGCTGGAGCTTAGATATATGCGAAGTGGATTTGAAAGTTGGCGGAAAATACAGATACGTATGGAAATATCTAAAAGACGGATCGACTATGGGAGCAGGTGGAACGTATAAGGAAATTTCCGAACCGGACAAGCTAATTCATACCGAACGTTTTGATGAGCCTTGGTATCCGGGAGAAGCTTTGCTCACCACAACCTTTGTAGAAACATCCGGAAGAACGTTTGTTACGATCAATGTTCTATACGAAACCAAAGAAGGAAGAGATATTGTGATCAAATCCCCGATGGAAGGCGGCGCTGCCCAAAGTTATAATCGCCTGGAAACATTACTCAATACTCTTACATTAGAAGGAAAAAAATAA
- a CDS encoding VOC family protein, with product MQKVTPFLMFDKGLEEALQFYSGIFKNMKIENLTKLGGGMVSAGFEIEGQKFLAFTGGPHFQFTEAFSIYISADTQEEIDNLYEKLSVGGIKQPCGWVKDKFGLSWQIIPPILEKYLYDKNQTKAQNVMQAMLQMYKIDISKLQEAYDKN from the coding sequence ATGCAAAAGGTAACCCCATTTTTAATGTTCGACAAGGGATTGGAAGAAGCACTCCAATTCTATTCCGGTATATTCAAAAATATGAAAATAGAAAATCTTACGAAACTTGGCGGAGGAATGGTTTCCGCCGGTTTTGAGATAGAAGGCCAAAAATTTTTGGCCTTCACCGGAGGTCCTCATTTCCAATTTACCGAGGCATTTTCCATCTATATCAGCGCGGATACTCAGGAAGAAATAGACAATCTATATGAAAAACTTTCGGTAGGCGGCATCAAACAGCCTTGCGGTTGGGTAAAAGATAAATTCGGCCTATCTTGGCAGATCATTCCGCCGATTTTGGAAAAATATCTATACGATAAAAACCAAACGAAAGCGCAAAATGTTATGCAAGCGATGTTACAAATGTATAAGATAGATATCTCTAAACTGCAAGAAGCCTACGATAAAAATTAA
- a CDS encoding molybdopterin oxidoreductase family protein, giving the protein MCGLRLEIENNVVTAVRGDKEDKFSRGHLCAKGPELKNLYEDPDRLKFPIKRTEAGWERVDWVTALSDIATKLVEIQNKYGNDSLAVYSGNPSVHNYGSMLFGQRFIGRLKTKNNYSATSVDQLPHQLLSYWMFGHQLLVPIPDIDRTNFFLILGGNPFASNGSLMTVPDVKKRLGEIQARGGKYVVIDPRKTETAVHADEHHFIVPGTDAFFLLSIIDILFKKNLTKKSSFIKEEDLQKLRSVASQYPASGTEKLTGISAESVERIALEFSKASGAVCYGRVGVSTQAFGALCQWLINSINCITGNMDSVGGAMFTLPAVDMIDPKGVMKSSPGSFHTYGSRVRDLPEFNEELPVAALAEEILTPGPGQIKALVTSAGNPVLSTPNGSQLEKAISNLEFMVSVDFYLNETTKHAHYILPPSSALEHDHFDLVFNVFAVRNTARYNQPAFEPEEGMLHDWEIFSDLTKRIELLKSEKPLPKELIRTKITPSAIIDHALKSGPYGEKSGSPVGMSLELLKNSPHGVDLGPLKPCFPERLWTEDKMIRLTPKEVLSDLDRLAKYGQKLLSDKNENGSFLLIGRRHLRNNNSWMHNLPKLMTGKDRCTLMIHPEDASALGITEEEEVFVESRVGKIGLPVEITEEMMRGVVSIPHGFGHAKEGVSLQVASKFAGSSINDLTDDQVLDELSGNAAFSGIPVFLRKKSA; this is encoded by the coding sequence ATGTGCGGACTTAGATTAGAGATAGAGAACAATGTAGTAACCGCAGTCAGAGGTGATAAAGAGGATAAGTTCAGCAGAGGCCATCTATGTGCCAAGGGTCCTGAACTTAAAAATTTATACGAGGATCCGGACAGACTTAAATTTCCTATAAAACGTACGGAAGCCGGATGGGAGAGGGTAGACTGGGTCACCGCTCTAAGTGATATCGCCACAAAACTTGTAGAGATCCAAAACAAGTACGGAAACGATTCACTTGCCGTATATAGCGGAAACCCGAGCGTTCATAATTACGGTTCTATGTTATTCGGGCAAAGGTTTATAGGAAGACTTAAAACGAAAAACAATTATTCTGCGACTTCCGTGGACCAACTTCCTCATCAATTATTATCGTACTGGATGTTCGGTCACCAACTTTTAGTTCCGATCCCCGATATTGACAGGACCAATTTTTTTCTGATCCTCGGAGGAAATCCTTTTGCATCTAACGGAAGTTTAATGACTGTTCCGGATGTGAAAAAAAGACTGGGAGAGATCCAGGCAAGAGGCGGAAAATACGTAGTTATAGATCCGAGAAAGACGGAAACGGCAGTACATGCGGACGAACATCATTTTATCGTCCCGGGAACGGATGCATTCTTCTTACTTTCTATTATAGATATATTATTTAAGAAAAACTTAACCAAAAAGAGTTCTTTCATAAAAGAAGAAGATCTCCAAAAATTAAGATCTGTTGCCTCACAATATCCTGCTTCTGGGACGGAAAAACTAACCGGGATCTCTGCAGAATCTGTGGAAAGGATCGCCCTCGAATTTTCCAAGGCCTCCGGTGCGGTATGTTACGGTCGTGTAGGAGTTTCTACACAAGCATTCGGTGCACTCTGCCAATGGCTGATCAATTCCATTAACTGTATCACCGGTAATATGGACTCCGTGGGAGGAGCAATGTTTACTCTTCCAGCCGTGGACATGATTGATCCGAAAGGAGTGATGAAAAGTTCTCCCGGAAGTTTTCATACCTACGGCTCAAGAGTCAGGGACTTACCCGAATTTAATGAAGAATTACCTGTCGCAGCCCTCGCAGAAGAAATTTTGACTCCGGGACCAGGTCAGATCAAGGCGCTCGTAACTTCTGCAGGAAATCCCGTTCTTTCTACTCCGAACGGTTCTCAATTGGAGAAGGCGATCTCGAATCTAGAATTTATGGTAAGCGTAGACTTTTATTTGAATGAAACTACAAAACACGCTCATTATATTCTTCCGCCTAGCTCCGCTTTAGAACATGACCATTTCGATCTAGTATTTAACGTTTTTGCAGTACGAAATACTGCAAGATACAACCAACCTGCATTCGAGCCGGAAGAAGGAATGCTCCACGATTGGGAAATTTTTTCGGATCTGACTAAAAGAATAGAACTCTTAAAATCGGAAAAACCTTTGCCTAAAGAATTGATCCGAACCAAGATTACCCCTTCTGCGATCATCGATCACGCTTTGAAGTCGGGGCCTTACGGAGAAAAATCGGGATCTCCTGTCGGAATGAGTCTGGAACTTCTGAAAAACAGTCCGCATGGAGTGGATCTTGGACCATTGAAGCCTTGTTTTCCGGAAAGACTTTGGACAGAAGACAAGATGATCAGGTTAACACCAAAAGAAGTACTTTCCGATCTAGATCGATTGGCTAAATACGGACAAAAACTTCTCTCCGATAAAAATGAGAACGGTTCATTTTTACTCATCGGAAGAAGACATTTACGAAATAATAATTCATGGATGCATAATCTTCCGAAACTTATGACCGGAAAAGATCGTTGCACACTCATGATCCATCCGGAAGATGCAAGCGCTCTAGGCATTACGGAAGAAGAGGAAGTTTTTGTAGAATCCAGAGTGGGTAAGATCGGACTACCTGTCGAGATTACCGAAGAAATGATGAGGGGAGTGGTCAGTATTCCTCACGGATTCGGACATGCGAAAGAAGGAGTATCTCTCCAAGTCGCTTCAAAATTTGCTGGTTCCAGTATCAATGATCTGACGGACGATCAGGTGTTGGATGAACTTTCCGGAAACGCGGCATTTAGCGGTATACCGGTGTTCTTGCGTAAAAAATCTGCGTAA
- a CDS encoding arylesterase: MSRFSYYGFFSILVFFSFIASCNKEGSEEERQATPNMETKTNGKKILFFGDSLTAGYGLNGPEESFAHLSFLELQKKYPGLEYVNAGVSGDTTSGGLARLDWVLNTKYDVFVLELGANDSLRGLPTKMTEENLTKIIRETKAKYPSIKILLIGMRTLPNMGPQYAKEFAALFPRIAKKEKTEFMPFLLEGVAGDRRLNQDDGIHPTAEGHKILSKHLVPYLNKLLK; the protein is encoded by the coding sequence ATGAGCCGTTTTTCGTATTATGGATTTTTTAGTATTTTAGTATTCTTTTCTTTTATTGCTTCCTGCAATAAAGAAGGATCCGAAGAAGAACGCCAGGCCACTCCTAATATGGAAACAAAAACAAACGGCAAAAAGATCCTATTCTTCGGAGACAGTTTGACTGCAGGTTATGGCTTGAATGGACCGGAAGAATCTTTTGCTCACCTATCCTTTTTAGAACTCCAAAAAAAATATCCTGGCCTGGAATACGTAAATGCGGGTGTAAGTGGGGACACTACTTCCGGTGGTCTTGCCAGATTAGATTGGGTTTTGAATACAAAATATGACGTATTCGTTTTGGAGCTCGGTGCAAACGATTCTTTGAGAGGACTACCTACAAAGATGACGGAGGAGAATCTTACCAAGATCATCCGAGAGACAAAAGCAAAATATCCTTCCATTAAAATTCTATTAATCGGAATGAGAACACTTCCGAATATGGGTCCTCAGTATGCAAAAGAATTTGCGGCCCTATTTCCTCGGATCGCTAAAAAGGAAAAGACCGAGTTTATGCCGTTCTTGCTGGAGGGAGTTGCGGGAGACAGAAGGCTAAACCAAGACGATGGGATCCATCCCACTGCAGAAGGTCATAAGATACTCTCCAAACATCTGGTGCCTTATTTGAACAAACTACTGAAATAG
- a CDS encoding glycoside hydrolase family 3 protein, with protein MFKRFLIAGFSAAFLIFLYFWLGQFRSELQAQEIQEGMLRQAEEITSKLSAEELVGQVIHVAIPGTILDPIAKKEIETIKPGGVILFGRNLGSKSEIKSLNKDLQTSALENTGLPLLISVDQEGGRVIRVKDGVTQFPGAMALGQTKDKDMAKKVGFVTSYQLRKLGLNFLFAPDMDINNNPFNPVINTRSLGSNLETVLNAGVSYEEGARLGGSIPVIKHFPGHGDTNVDSHLGLPKIEKTLEELKSFELIPFQTSIQNGADAIMSAHIVYPKIDPNFPATLSSKILGDLLRKEFQYQGLIITDAMEMDAIDEHYQKEDPGVLALLAGADIVLMTSWGPTTQSMKDQILKAYKKGTLIREGKDLLKEAVKRQIYYKLKYGIISEFGDIAKSGRANSVFPKELPEILKNHFIEQDKNRDNLFSQYYQDTLNRDVSRKAIVSFPKTFLPEQVSATETVFYLKGEEFVSDLRSRSLSNSDLAGLRKKLEKKEVKRAVVNSFTQTELDLAASLAQKFPEVEIVCLHYGTPFLDLPDASNLKILFSFSPTLESKKALLYSVLDRKNEIPLVDLILKPNPKKASASAGTETDSVSKNTN; from the coding sequence ATGTTCAAACGGTTTTTAATCGCAGGCTTTTCCGCCGCTTTCTTAATCTTCTTATACTTTTGGTTGGGTCAATTCAGAAGTGAACTCCAAGCCCAGGAAATCCAAGAAGGAATGCTCCGTCAAGCCGAGGAGATTACTTCAAAACTCAGCGCGGAAGAATTAGTAGGACAGGTCATCCATGTTGCGATCCCTGGAACCATTTTGGATCCGATCGCGAAAAAAGAGATCGAGACGATCAAACCCGGCGGAGTCATTTTATTCGGAAGAAACTTGGGCTCCAAGTCCGAGATCAAATCTTTGAACAAAGATCTGCAAACAAGTGCGTTAGAAAATACCGGCTTACCTTTACTCATTTCCGTAGACCAGGAAGGAGGAAGAGTGATCCGTGTCAAAGACGGAGTGACCCAATTCCCGGGAGCCATGGCGCTTGGCCAAACCAAAGACAAGGATATGGCCAAAAAAGTCGGCTTTGTTACTTCTTATCAATTGAGAAAACTCGGTCTCAACTTTTTATTCGCACCGGACATGGACATCAATAATAATCCATTCAACCCGGTTATCAATACCAGATCTCTTGGAAGTAATTTAGAAACCGTATTAAACGCAGGAGTTTCTTATGAAGAAGGAGCTAGACTCGGCGGTTCCATTCCTGTCATCAAACATTTCCCGGGTCATGGGGACACCAATGTGGACAGTCATTTAGGACTTCCTAAAATAGAAAAAACATTGGAAGAATTAAAAAGTTTCGAACTGATCCCGTTCCAAACTTCTATCCAAAACGGTGCGGATGCGATCATGAGCGCGCATATCGTTTATCCTAAGATCGATCCGAATTTTCCGGCCACACTCTCTTCTAAAATTTTAGGAGATCTTTTGCGTAAAGAATTCCAATACCAAGGACTCATCATCACCGACGCAATGGAAATGGATGCGATAGACGAACATTACCAAAAAGAAGATCCTGGTGTGCTCGCACTACTTGCTGGAGCGGATATTGTCTTAATGACTAGCTGGGGTCCTACTACTCAATCCATGAAAGACCAGATCTTAAAAGCATATAAAAAAGGGACCTTAATAAGAGAAGGGAAAGACCTTCTAAAAGAAGCAGTCAAAAGACAAATTTATTATAAACTAAAATACGGGATCATTTCGGAGTTTGGAGATATTGCCAAAAGTGGAAGAGCTAATTCTGTGTTCCCGAAAGAATTGCCGGAAATATTAAAAAATCATTTTATTGAGCAGGATAAAAATAGGGATAATTTATTTTCTCAATATTACCAAGATACTCTAAATAGAGATGTAAGTAGAAAAGCGATCGTTTCCTTTCCTAAAACTTTCCTTCCGGAACAAGTATCCGCTACCGAGACGGTTTTCTACTTAAAAGGAGAAGAGTTTGTCTCCGATCTAAGATCTCGCTCACTTTCTAATTCGGATCTTGCAGGTCTTCGTAAAAAATTGGAAAAGAAAGAAGTAAAACGTGCAGTCGTCAATTCGTTCACTCAAACCGAATTGGATCTAGCGGCTTCTCTGGCCCAAAAATTCCCCGAAGTGGAGATCGTTTGCCTGCATTACGGAACGCCATTCTTGGATCTACCCGATGCATCCAATCTAAAAATATTATTTTCTTTTTCTCCTACCTTAGAATCCAAAAAGGCATTACTCTATTCCGTTTTGGACAGAAAGAACGAGATCCCTCTTGTAGATCTGATCCTAAAACCGAATCCTAAAAAAGCTTCCGCGTCTGCGGGAACAGAAACGGATTCCGTCAGTAAAAATACGAATTAA